One window of Thermocoleostomius sinensis A174 genomic DNA carries:
- a CDS encoding TonB-dependent siderophore receptor, producing the protein MVNSIACSPPFLGSLLKIFLTHIWAIVVCGVNQMQRSMVWMFVLGLVASPAWAGVQGVVEEANAESGILAADIPQLSTLEQPATTLEEWQVEIAQSLVQVTGVQVDITATGLDIILESTGQLAEPSLSVVGNALIADISNAILALPEGNELQQTNPIEGVALVSITQRSDGVRVAITGTVAPPTANIRSDGQGLVLSVAPGTEAAETNEAAIQVVVTGELDQGYAPSNATTATRTDTPLRDIPQSIQVVPQQVLQDRRVSRISEALESVSGVQADDSFGGTLDRINIRGFQADVFLENGFRRNAFSSTGLGNAELIERVEVLKGPASVLYGNIEPGGVVNIVTEQPLAEPRYQVEGEVGSFGLISPSLDLTGPLNEARTLLYRLNALYEVEDGFRDYNQNLDRFVIAPSLTWNLSENTNIIFDVFYAETDRPFDRGIPAIGDRVADIPRDRLFQNPDTLASTEEVSISYRLEHRFNENWRLRNAFRYLSVDTFDFRLESWTIEDSGRLDQRWRSNDDYQEFYSLQTNVVGEFNTGPIEHTLLAGIDLNRSTSVGQQQRLPGDPSFFTNIFTAGAADVPRPSTDELTLIVRNNNNRQDNLGIFVQDQIAFTDNLKLLIGGRFDIFGYRALDLTTNSTTEDTVERFTPRVGIVYQPIEPLSLYASYSQAFSPNLFDVTADGSVLNPEISEQFEIGIRGEFLNDRLIANLAVFEITKQNVAAPDPDNPDFSLAVGEIRSRGIEFDIAGEIFAGWNIIASYAYVDAEVTEETFIPVGNTPDNVADHTASLWTTYEIQAGTLQGLGFGLGLFYVNNRPGDFENTYELSSYLRTDAALFYRRDNWRAALNFQNLFDVDYIRYSEGFREANTPGQPFSVIGSISVTF; encoded by the coding sequence ATGGTCAATTCGATTGCCTGTTCGCCACCGTTTCTCGGTAGTTTATTGAAAATATTTCTTACTCATATTTGGGCAATAGTGGTGTGTGGCGTGAATCAAATGCAGCGATCGATGGTTTGGATGTTTGTTTTGGGTTTGGTGGCTTCTCCGGCATGGGCAGGGGTCCAAGGGGTTGTGGAAGAAGCGAATGCCGAGTCAGGAATACTGGCCGCGGATATTCCTCAACTCAGTACTTTAGAGCAACCCGCGACCACCCTAGAGGAATGGCAGGTTGAAATAGCGCAATCGTTGGTGCAGGTGACGGGGGTGCAGGTAGATATTACCGCAACTGGCTTAGACATTATCTTGGAAAGTACAGGGCAACTCGCTGAACCCTCCCTCTCTGTGGTGGGAAATGCATTGATTGCCGATATTTCCAATGCCATTCTCGCCTTACCAGAGGGCAACGAGCTTCAGCAAACGAATCCGATCGAAGGGGTTGCCCTTGTTTCTATAACGCAACGGAGCGATGGAGTTCGAGTCGCAATCACGGGCACAGTGGCTCCACCTACAGCAAACATTCGATCGGATGGGCAGGGATTGGTGTTGAGTGTAGCACCGGGAACTGAAGCGGCTGAAACGAACGAAGCGGCAATTCAAGTGGTAGTGACAGGGGAACTGGATCAAGGCTATGCCCCCAGTAATGCCACCACCGCAACTCGGACGGATACTCCCTTACGCGACATTCCTCAATCGATTCAAGTTGTGCCCCAACAAGTCCTGCAAGATCGACGAGTGAGTCGCATTAGTGAAGCGTTGGAAAGCGTTAGTGGTGTGCAGGCAGACGATAGTTTTGGTGGAACGCTCGATCGCATTAACATTCGCGGATTTCAGGCCGATGTGTTTCTAGAAAACGGGTTTCGTCGCAATGCCTTTAGCTCAACGGGGTTGGGGAATGCAGAATTAATTGAACGAGTTGAGGTTTTAAAGGGGCCCGCGTCGGTTCTCTACGGTAATATTGAACCTGGTGGTGTGGTGAATATTGTCACAGAGCAACCGCTTGCTGAACCACGATATCAGGTTGAAGGGGAAGTTGGCAGCTTTGGTTTGATCAGTCCTAGTTTGGATTTAACCGGACCGTTGAATGAAGCTAGGACACTCTTGTATCGCTTGAATGCACTGTATGAAGTAGAAGACGGATTCCGCGATTATAACCAAAATCTCGATCGCTTTGTGATTGCACCGTCCCTGACTTGGAACCTGAGCGAGAATACCAACATTATCTTTGATGTATTTTATGCAGAAACCGATCGTCCATTTGATCGGGGAATTCCAGCCATTGGCGATCGCGTCGCCGACATTCCGCGCGATCGGTTATTTCAGAATCCAGATACCCTTGCTAGCACGGAGGAAGTGAGCATCAGCTATCGCCTAGAGCATCGCTTTAATGAGAACTGGAGATTGCGCAATGCCTTTCGCTATCTGTCAGTTGATACATTCGATTTCCGCCTGGAATCCTGGACTATTGAAGATTCGGGTCGCCTTGATCAGCGCTGGCGATCGAATGATGATTACCAAGAGTTTTATTCCTTGCAAACGAATGTGGTGGGCGAGTTTAACACAGGACCAATCGAACATACTTTACTGGCAGGTATAGATTTGAATCGGTCTACCAGCGTAGGACAACAACAGCGACTGCCAGGCGATCCGAGTTTCTTCACTAATATCTTTACTGCGGGAGCCGCTGATGTACCAAGACCCAGTACCGATGAACTGACGCTGATTGTGCGGAACAACAACAATCGACAGGATAATTTGGGGATTTTTGTGCAAGACCAAATTGCCTTTACAGATAATCTAAAACTGTTGATTGGCGGTCGTTTTGATATCTTTGGTTACCGAGCATTAGACCTAACAACTAACTCCACCACTGAAGACACTGTAGAACGGTTTACGCCACGAGTTGGTATTGTTTATCAACCGATCGAACCACTCTCGCTTTACGCCAGTTACAGTCAAGCCTTCAGCCCCAACTTGTTTGATGTGACTGCCGACGGCTCAGTCCTTAATCCAGAGATTAGCGAACAGTTTGAGATTGGCATACGCGGTGAGTTTTTGAACGATCGATTGATTGCAAATCTAGCAGTCTTTGAAATTACCAAACAAAATGTGGCGGCTCCCGATCCCGATAATCCAGATTTCTCCCTAGCTGTGGGGGAGATCCGCAGTCGCGGCATTGAATTTGATATTGCTGGAGAGATCTTTGCAGGCTGGAACATCATCGCATCCTATGCTTATGTTGACGCTGAAGTCACCGAAGAAACCTTTATTCCAGTTGGCAATACGCCAGACAACGTCGCAGACCACACCGCCAGCCTGTGGACAACCTATGAAATTCAAGCGGGAACACTACAAGGATTAGGCTTTGGACTAGGATTGTTCTATGTTAACAACCGTCCTGGTGATTTTGAAAATACCTACGAACTGTCGAGCTATCTGCGCACTGATGCGGCTTTGTTTTATCGACGCGATAACTGGCGGGCTGCCTTAAATTTCCAAAACCTCTTTGATGTAGACTACATTCGCTATAGTGAAGGATTTCGAGAAGCCAATACACCAGGACAACCGTTTTCTGTTATTGGCTCCATATCAGTCACGTTCTAG
- a CDS encoding iron-siderophore ABC transporter substrate-binding protein — protein sequence MGETCVPNQPQRVVVLDSITFEYVTALSIKPIGATLSDQFSAHLQKNFTDIINIGNAGEPSLEKILALQPDLIIGGDYYQTIYPQSTQIAPTLLYEFEHSGQWKEIFMNLAQMLKKTEIAEQVMNDYYQRLDEFKQQMGERLEQTDVSVVRIYPDRINLYLKDSFCGTVLQDAGLPRPPDQDITASEAKTRFDNEIQVSISRELLHQADGDVMFVWTGENTADANLQAQKKLAELTADPLWQRLNVVQQNKIYQVPSYWIGSGPIAANAVIDDLFKYLVDAPD from the coding sequence ATGGGTGAAACTTGTGTCCCTAATCAACCTCAACGAGTAGTCGTCCTAGATTCCATCACGTTTGAATATGTGACAGCCCTGAGCATCAAACCGATCGGGGCAACCCTCTCGGATCAATTTTCAGCACACTTGCAGAAAAATTTTACAGACATTATCAACATTGGCAACGCAGGTGAACCGAGCCTAGAGAAGATCCTGGCGCTTCAACCTGATCTAATCATAGGAGGCGACTATTACCAAACAATCTATCCTCAGTCCACTCAAATTGCCCCCACCCTTCTCTATGAATTTGAACATAGCGGGCAATGGAAAGAGATATTCATGAACCTCGCTCAAATGCTGAAAAAGACAGAAATTGCTGAACAAGTAATGAATGATTACTATCAGCGATTGGATGAATTTAAGCAACAAATGGGAGAACGCTTAGAGCAAACCGACGTTTCTGTCGTTCGCATTTATCCCGATCGCATCAATCTATATCTCAAAGATTCCTTCTGCGGCACAGTGTTGCAAGATGCCGGATTGCCGCGCCCCCCAGACCAAGATATTACTGCATCAGAGGCAAAAACTCGATTTGACAACGAAATTCAAGTGTCCATTAGCCGGGAACTTTTACATCAAGCGGATGGAGATGTGATGTTTGTGTGGACTGGTGAAAACACGGCTGATGCAAACCTGCAAGCTCAAAAAAAACTGGCAGAACTGACCGCTGATCCCTTGTGGCAACGGCTAAATGTCGTCCAACAAAACAAAATCTATCAAGTGCCAAGCTACTGGATTGGCAGTGGCCCGATCGCCGCAAATGCAGTGATTGATGATTTGTTCAAGTATTTGGTTGATGCTCCTGATTAA
- a CDS encoding HhoA/HhoB/HtrA family serine endopeptidase, with amino-acid sequence MQTEQPNNNASPSEFILDPKTHRLHPSPRPVRNQFGQAIALILLGAGIAVGGNYWVTHSGFHHSQQPIAQAPTSSGSSPSSLMPADANFITNVVQKVGPAVVRIDATRTVETQAPEIFNDPFFRQFFGNQLPEPPSQQIERGIGSGFITSPDGRIITNAHVVNGVDTVQVTLKDGRTFEGKVLGADPVTDVAVIQIEAKELPTVKLSHSDHLQPGEWAIAIGNPLGLDNTVTAGIISATGRSSGQVGMPNERVDYIQTDAAINPGNSGGPLLNQDGEVIGMNTAIIQDAQGIGFAIPINTVERIANQLAENGKVEHAYLGVQMVTLSPQIRQDINNNPNSGLSVNEDRGVLVAKVMPDSPAAKAGLRAGDVIHQVNGQTVTDASALQQIVEASKVGSRLQVTLTRNGQEQMLLIRTEAVPSQLPQQE; translated from the coding sequence ATGCAAACTGAACAACCTAACAATAACGCTTCTCCATCAGAGTTTATTCTTGATCCTAAAACCCACCGACTGCACCCATCTCCTCGTCCAGTTCGCAATCAGTTTGGGCAGGCGATCGCCCTGATTCTTCTGGGAGCAGGCATTGCTGTCGGTGGTAATTATTGGGTCACGCATTCTGGTTTTCACCATTCTCAACAGCCGATCGCTCAAGCTCCAACTTCATCCGGTTCATCTCCTTCCAGCTTGATGCCAGCCGATGCCAATTTCATTACCAATGTGGTGCAAAAAGTCGGTCCGGCAGTGGTTCGCATTGATGCAACCCGAACGGTAGAAACGCAGGCTCCAGAGATCTTTAATGATCCGTTTTTCCGGCAGTTTTTTGGCAATCAATTACCTGAACCGCCCTCCCAGCAGATTGAACGAGGAATTGGGTCTGGATTTATCACAAGTCCGGATGGCCGCATCATCACGAATGCCCATGTGGTCAATGGCGTAGATACGGTACAGGTCACGTTGAAAGATGGTCGTACCTTCGAGGGAAAAGTACTGGGTGCTGATCCGGTGACTGATGTGGCAGTGATTCAGATTGAAGCGAAGGAGTTACCCACCGTTAAGTTGAGTCATTCAGATCATCTTCAACCTGGAGAATGGGCGATCGCCATTGGTAATCCGTTAGGTCTGGACAATACAGTCACGGCAGGCATCATTAGCGCGACGGGTCGTTCTAGCGGTCAGGTGGGTATGCCCAATGAACGAGTGGATTATATTCAAACTGATGCAGCGATTAATCCCGGTAATTCAGGTGGCCCACTGCTCAACCAGGATGGAGAAGTTATTGGGATGAACACTGCCATTATTCAGGATGCTCAAGGGATTGGATTTGCGATTCCTATTAATACCGTCGAGCGCATTGCCAATCAACTGGCGGAAAATGGCAAAGTTGAACACGCCTATCTGGGTGTACAGATGGTTACATTATCCCCTCAAATTAGACAAGACATCAATAATAATCCCAATAGCGGCTTGAGCGTGAATGAAGATCGGGGCGTACTAGTTGCTAAAGTAATGCCCGATTCTCCAGCCGCAAAGGCCGGACTACGCGCCGGAGATGTGATTCATCAGGTGAATGGACAAACCGTGACCGATGCGTCTGCTCTGCAACAAATTGTTGAAGCTAGCAAGGTCGGCAGTCGGTTACAGGTAACCCTAACCCGCAATGGTCAGGAGCAAATGTTATTGATTCGAACTGAGGCAGTACCCAGCCAGTTACCACAACAGGAATAG
- a CDS encoding response regulator: MKILLVEDDIPSASVLSEVITAQHYTVDVASDGEMGLYMATSWEYDLVLLDLLIPKLDGISLCRQLRHHGFQKPILLLTAKDSSSDIVRGLDAGADDYVTKPYDLSELLARMRALLRRGQASLAPTLLTWEQLCVNPVSAEVTYQEQVLSLSPKEYGLLGLFLRNPQRIFSRSDIIDRLWSIDASPSEGAVTNLIKDLRQKLKAAGMKTDLLETVYGLGYRLKPPPTQSATSAHSKPGAKDSSKSKASTASATEPVATQKPALQPKDLTSIYKVLERYQHTFAARVVTLEDIQPWLQAGTLSQPQQQTAAQEAHRLAGALGSFGYEAGSRLARSIEQLLIQDARLAPAQIAQFTELITQLKHELAKPPTPLVDRLPSPPDASTVLVVDADTTFTHPLQQAALAWGLQVDVATNFTIAKQKMSDALPEAVLLSLSDLAQDASLLQELAEQFSTVPVLVVTGEDRLTDRVVVSRFSIKRFLHKPISPTEVLEAIVQVLPQPQMPAAKVMILDDDPIILEALRDLLQPWGLHVTTLPDPQQFWTVLTATQPDLLVLDLEMPTFNGIDLCRVVRQDPKWGNLPILVVTAHTQMESIQHVFAAGADDFIGKPVVGPELVTRVISRIDRSRLQRELETMKRRVGT, translated from the coding sequence GTGAAAATTCTATTAGTAGAAGACGACATACCAAGCGCATCAGTCCTATCAGAGGTAATCACAGCGCAGCACTATACTGTGGATGTAGCGTCAGATGGCGAAATGGGCTTGTACATGGCAACATCTTGGGAATATGACCTCGTGTTGCTAGACTTACTGATTCCTAAGCTAGATGGCATTAGTCTTTGTCGGCAACTGCGCCATCATGGGTTTCAAAAGCCTATCTTATTGCTTACAGCTAAAGATTCCAGTAGTGATATCGTCAGAGGACTAGATGCGGGAGCCGATGATTATGTGACGAAGCCCTACGATTTATCAGAGTTATTGGCTCGAATGCGGGCATTACTACGGCGAGGACAGGCTAGTTTGGCCCCAACCCTCCTAACATGGGAGCAGCTTTGCGTCAACCCTGTGTCGGCAGAAGTGACCTATCAAGAGCAAGTGCTTTCGCTGTCTCCTAAGGAATATGGTTTATTGGGGTTATTCCTCAGAAACCCACAGCGCATTTTTAGCCGCAGTGATATTATCGATCGCCTTTGGTCAATTGATGCGTCTCCCAGCGAAGGGGCCGTCACAAATTTAATTAAAGATTTGCGACAGAAATTAAAAGCGGCAGGCATGAAAACGGATCTGCTAGAAACCGTTTATGGATTGGGATATCGATTAAAGCCCCCCCCAACTCAATCTGCTACGTCAGCACACTCTAAACCGGGCGCTAAAGATAGTTCTAAATCGAAAGCCAGTACTGCATCGGCAACGGAACCTGTTGCAACCCAGAAACCAGCGCTTCAACCGAAAGACTTAACATCAATTTATAAAGTCTTGGAGCGCTATCAACATACCTTTGCGGCCCGTGTGGTGACGCTGGAGGACATTCAACCCTGGCTGCAAGCTGGAACTTTAAGCCAACCCCAGCAACAAACAGCGGCCCAAGAAGCCCATCGCTTGGCGGGGGCGTTAGGCTCATTTGGCTATGAAGCAGGGTCACGCTTAGCCCGATCGATTGAGCAGTTGTTGATTCAGGATGCGCGCTTAGCCCCCGCGCAGATTGCTCAATTTACAGAACTTATCACTCAGCTAAAACACGAACTCGCCAAACCTCCCACCCCACTGGTCGATCGCCTGCCCAGTCCACCCGATGCATCGACCGTGCTCGTGGTAGATGCTGATACCACCTTCACTCACCCCCTTCAGCAAGCGGCGTTGGCGTGGGGACTGCAAGTAGACGTAGCCACGAATTTCACAATTGCTAAGCAGAAGATGAGTGATGCATTGCCTGAGGCGGTGTTGCTGAGCCTCTCTGATTTGGCGCAAGATGCTTCCCTCTTGCAAGAGCTAGCAGAGCAGTTTTCGACAGTGCCTGTCTTAGTTGTGACAGGAGAAGACCGTTTAACCGATCGGGTTGTGGTCTCTCGATTTAGCATCAAGCGGTTTTTGCATAAACCCATTTCCCCAACCGAGGTATTAGAAGCAATTGTTCAAGTGCTGCCCCAGCCTCAAATGCCCGCCGCCAAGGTGATGATTTTAGATGATGATCCAATCATCCTAGAGGCACTGCGAGATTTGTTGCAACCGTGGGGACTGCACGTGACAACCCTACCTGATCCGCAACAGTTTTGGACAGTGCTGACTGCCACTCAGCCCGATCTGTTAGTGTTAGATTTGGAAATGCCAACCTTTAACGGAATTGATCTCTGCCGCGTGGTGCGACAAGATCCAAAGTGGGGCAATTTACCAATTTTGGTGGTTACAGCACACACCCAGATGGAATCAATTCAACACGTATTTGCAGCCGGGGCTGATGATTTTATTGGCAAACCAGTCGTTGGACCAGAGTTGGTCACGCGCGTCATTAGCCGCATCGATCGCTCGCGCCTGCAACGAGAACTGGAAACCATGAAGCGGAGGGTGGGAACATGA